In one Antennarius striatus isolate MH-2024 chromosome 1, ASM4005453v1, whole genome shotgun sequence genomic region, the following are encoded:
- the LOC137601046 gene encoding phenylethanolamine N-methyltransferase-like has product MEEKVTESDVAFMAACYERFDPSAYLQYYYSPEEAHLEREDSFMSWILACLHRAFSEGDVRGEVLVDIGSGPALYQVMSACEVFNKIILTDFLEANRQAVRLWLQDGEGSGMDWTPYLQKVCELEGRRSSEWTEKAAELRKVVTNIVTIDVNLPHPLPHDVLPPFGADCLMSCFCMEGASPDMAMFNRALGNIGGLLRPGGHILLIGALEETYYLGGAGVKIPVLPLNEVQVYNSLKDNGFSQISLEVCKLPQNIKSDMEDMSGVFYAKARKN; this is encoded by the exons ATGGAAGAAAAGGTGACAGAGAGTGACGTAGCATTCATGGCAGCCTGCTATGAGAGATTTGATCCTTCAGCTTATCTACAGTATTATTACTCTCCAGAAGAGGCTCATTTGGAAAGAGAAGACAGCTTTATGTCCTGGATTCTGGCCTGCCTACATAGAGCCTTCAGTGAAG GTGATGTGAGAGGTGAGGTTCTGGTTGACATAGGTTCTGGCCCAGCTTTGTACCAAGTGATGAGTGCTTGTGAGGTGTTCAACAAGATCATCCTCACAGACTTCCTGGAGGCCAACAGGCAGGCGGTGAGGCTCTGGCTGCAGGATGGCGAAGGCAGTGGAATGGACTGGACACCCTACCTGCAGAAAGTCTGCGAGCTGGAGGGACGAAG ATCCTCGGAATGGACAGAAAAAGCTGCCGAACTACGTAAAGTTGTCACAAACATCGTCACTATTGATGTGAACCTTCCTCATCCCCTGCCCCATGATGTCCTTCCTCCATTTGGGGCTGACTGCCTCATGTCCTGCTTCTGTATGGAAGGTGCTAGTCCTGACATGGCTATGTTCAACAGAGCACTGGGCAACATTGGGGGGCTGCTGCGGCCTGGAGGCCACATCCTGCTCATCGGCGCACTGGAAGAGACTTACTATTTGGGGGGTGCTGGGGTCAAGATCCCTGTGCTTCCACTGAATGAGGTTCAGGTCTACAATAGTTTGAAGGATAATGGCTTCTCCCAGATCAGTCTTGAGGTTTGTAAACTGCCTCAGAACATAAAATCAGACATGGAAGATATGTCTGGAGTTTTCTATGCAAAGGCCAGAAAGAATTAG